Proteins encoded by one window of Pseudonocardia alni:
- a CDS encoding vWA domain-containing protein, whose translation MTTPPATALAPEHGLPGHLVDFVSALRRHHVAVGPGETVDAARVLGALDLLHRDQLREGLAAALLRRSGQRGTFDALFDLWFPPALGAGSSDVDVPRIDDESGEGTGPVDVDALREILADLLRDGDEETLRELARAAVDAIGTSGAAGQGVRGQAAKPNWSAYQALGALSPDTLLARILDGLREEGDTDFVSEVRRREIRDRIARFRDVVREEVRRRTAEQRGREQIARTTTPTQTDQVDFLTANATQLADLRRTVQPLARRLASRLSARRRRSNRGRLDLRRTLRRSMSTGGVPMDPAHKVRRPGRPELVLLCDVSGSVAGFSHFTLLLVQALREQFSKVRVFAFIERTDEVTHLFEPGAELSGVMQRVLREATLTAFDGHSDYGSAFGDFLEHHGDALTPRTSLLVLGDGRTNYRDPNLRALAMMAGRVRHAHWLNPEPERSWGSGDSAATRYGEVLPMHECRTAAQLTDVVQALLPV comes from the coding sequence GTGACGACCCCGCCCGCCACCGCGCTCGCCCCCGAGCACGGCCTGCCCGGGCACCTCGTCGACTTCGTCTCCGCGCTGCGCCGCCACCACGTCGCGGTCGGCCCCGGGGAGACCGTCGACGCGGCCCGCGTGCTCGGCGCCCTGGACCTGCTGCACCGCGACCAGCTGCGGGAGGGGCTCGCCGCGGCGCTGCTGCGCCGCTCCGGGCAGCGCGGCACCTTCGACGCGCTGTTCGACCTGTGGTTCCCGCCCGCGCTGGGCGCCGGGTCGTCCGACGTCGACGTCCCGCGGATCGACGACGAGTCCGGGGAGGGCACCGGCCCGGTCGACGTCGACGCGCTGCGCGAGATCCTCGCCGACCTGCTCCGCGACGGCGACGAGGAGACCCTGCGCGAGCTCGCCCGCGCCGCCGTCGACGCGATCGGGACCTCCGGTGCCGCCGGGCAGGGCGTCCGCGGGCAGGCGGCGAAGCCGAACTGGTCGGCCTACCAGGCGCTGGGCGCGCTGTCCCCGGACACGCTGCTCGCCCGGATCCTCGACGGGCTGCGGGAGGAGGGCGACACCGACTTCGTGTCCGAGGTCCGCCGCCGCGAGATCCGCGACCGCATCGCCCGGTTCCGCGACGTCGTCCGCGAGGAGGTCCGCCGCCGCACCGCCGAGCAGCGCGGCCGCGAGCAGATCGCCCGCACCACCACCCCCACCCAGACCGACCAGGTCGACTTCCTCACCGCGAACGCCACCCAGCTCGCCGACCTGCGCCGCACCGTGCAGCCGCTGGCCCGGCGGCTCGCGTCGCGGCTGTCGGCGCGGCGGCGCCGCTCGAACCGCGGCCGGCTCGACCTGCGGCGCACGCTGCGCCGGTCGATGTCCACCGGCGGTGTGCCGATGGACCCGGCGCACAAGGTGCGCCGTCCCGGCCGCCCCGAGCTGGTGCTGCTGTGCGACGTGTCCGGGTCCGTCGCCGGGTTCAGTCACTTCACGTTGCTGCTGGTCCAGGCGCTGCGCGAGCAGTTCTCCAAGGTGCGGGTGTTCGCGTTCATCGAGCGCACCGACGAGGTCACGCACCTGTTCGAACCCGGCGCGGAGCTGTCCGGGGTGATGCAGCGGGTGCTGCGCGAGGCCACGCTCACCGCGTTCGACGGGCACTCCGACTACGGCAGCGCGTTCGGTGACTTCCTGGAGCACCACGGCGACGCGCTCACCCCGAGGACGTCGTTGCTGGTGCTCGGCGACGGCCGCACCAACTACCGCGACCCCAACCTGCGGGCGCTGGCGATGATGGCCGGGCGGGTCCGGCACGCGCACTGGCTCAACCCCGAGCCCGAGCGCAGCTGGGGCTCCGGCGACTCGGCCGCCACCCGCTACGGCGAGGTGCTCCCGATGCACGAGTGCCGTACCGCCGCGCAGCTCACCGACGTCGTCCAGGCGCTGCTGCCGGTCTGA
- a CDS encoding SPW repeat domain-containing protein → MAGTTGRTWQRWQDWAALVIGVLTALSPLVTTTNAAAAWTMVVLGVVLAATSLWSLAVPGSVASEWVHGVLGVLLFLAPWVMGYSVLTGASWTSWVAGVLAVVVAASALPAANAEHRTVAMH, encoded by the coding sequence ATGGCTGGGACCACTGGTCGTACCTGGCAGCGGTGGCAGGACTGGGCCGCTCTCGTGATCGGTGTGCTGACGGCCCTCTCGCCTCTCGTGACGACGACGAACGCCGCCGCCGCGTGGACGATGGTCGTACTGGGCGTGGTGCTCGCCGCCACGTCGCTCTGGTCGCTCGCCGTGCCCGGCTCGGTGGCGAGCGAATGGGTGCACGGTGTGCTCGGCGTGCTGCTGTTCCTCGCCCCCTGGGTGATGGGCTACAGCGTGCTGACCGGGGCGTCGTGGACGTCCTGGGTGGCGGGCGTCCTCGCGGTCGTCGTGGCGGCCTCGGCGCTGCCCGCGGCGAACGCGGAACACCGCACGGTCGCCATGCACTGA
- a CDS encoding BTAD domain-containing putative transcriptional regulator produces MQKVTVRVLGPLRVTAGGAAVEVGSGRRRELLARLAAAGGEVVAVDTLVEDLWQGAPPAQAHGGLQVHVSRLRRVLEPDRSPRAVPTVLVSRPPGYALALGPDGLDARAFTDLLDRAAAAAPDRADALLGEALALWDGPAYAEFADAAWARAEAERLDELRQVAVERRARARLRLGRADAVVPDLTALAGEHPLREDAVGLLAVALYRTGRQADALAVLARTRRLLADELGVDPGPGLRAIEADVLAHRDPGGGTGGGPGVGPAGRADAPATGTAPRPPGPAPGDPPARTPSLLGRAAELGRLTAAAERARGGGQLVLVAADAGAGKSTLLAAFAAAATADGWTAVTGRCPEIDGAPPAWAWREIVDALVTAHDPPADLGERLAPLRSPAGPGGAEVTFWLARAVVELLAVAGRERPLLLVLDDLHRAESETLALLRAVVAGVTELPVLVAAGLRPAEAGAELQAALAALAEPTADRIEPAPMTAGDVAGMLDRHGVPAAAPELVARITERTGGNPLFVRELARLVAAEGPSAAADAVPAGVREVLRRRLARLPAITRTALARVSVLGRDLDTDDALDLAASADGADPLDALEPAVLGGMLLEPGPGRLRFSHDLVRDTLYGDIPQLRRARLHAAAHAILTRRRPDDPVPLAHHALAAGSAVEPDRALAAVRAAAAAAAGFGSHREAARFYGRAVELAGRAGTGVDDELALRCALVAELARGGDGHTALTERRTAVDQATAAAPQWLGAVLTSYDTPVSWTIRPGQNIDAELIDLIETELAATPPDAVDRRVRLLAALVFEIEGHDDDRVRSASAEAMALTGRGVDPLLRCRALNARFFAVLAPDLWHELAPVGEELAELGGRAGHAGYRTQAHHLQLMVAAGRHDLDAATRHAEAAVAGAPGGQLEFTLGWAYIFAALRALVAGELDTAEERYSELATRLVGAGQVNGALMGLLGRFVVRYDQGRLGELVPELEALRDALPPTFGDFLALAHLHAGDPVRAREVWAPDAELARSYYWLIWTCVRAEVAVGLADRDVAARYREQLRPWTGTVAGLSSGTIALGPTDLVLAGLEGLLDPAGGGRVHHLREAERVAAELGAPVWRDRARRLLPAAVADHSTAPAPGAQDVPNTSAQRLR; encoded by the coding sequence GTGCAGAAGGTCACGGTCCGGGTCCTCGGCCCGCTCCGTGTGACGGCCGGCGGCGCGGCGGTCGAGGTCGGCTCCGGCCGCCGCCGCGAGCTGCTCGCCCGGCTCGCCGCGGCCGGCGGCGAGGTCGTCGCCGTCGACACGCTGGTGGAGGACCTGTGGCAGGGCGCCCCGCCCGCGCAGGCGCACGGCGGGCTGCAGGTCCACGTCTCCCGGCTGCGACGGGTGCTCGAACCCGACCGGTCCCCGCGGGCGGTCCCGACGGTGCTGGTCAGCCGCCCACCCGGCTACGCGCTGGCACTCGGCCCCGACGGGCTCGACGCGCGCGCCTTCACCGACCTCCTCGACCGCGCCGCCGCGGCCGCACCGGACCGGGCCGACGCCCTGCTCGGCGAGGCCCTGGCGCTGTGGGACGGTCCCGCCTACGCCGAGTTCGCCGACGCCGCCTGGGCGCGCGCCGAGGCCGAACGCCTCGACGAGCTGCGTCAGGTCGCGGTCGAGCGGCGGGCCCGCGCACGGCTGCGGCTGGGCCGGGCCGACGCCGTCGTCCCGGACCTGACGGCGCTGGCGGGGGAGCACCCGCTGCGCGAGGACGCGGTCGGGCTGCTGGCCGTCGCGCTGTACCGCACCGGCAGGCAGGCCGACGCGCTGGCCGTGCTGGCCCGCACCCGGCGCCTGCTCGCCGACGAGCTGGGTGTCGACCCCGGCCCCGGGCTGCGCGCGATCGAGGCGGACGTGCTCGCCCACCGCGACCCCGGTGGCGGCACCGGCGGGGGTCCCGGTGTCGGTCCCGCCGGCCGCGCCGACGCGCCCGCGACCGGGACCGCACCGCGTCCGCCCGGACCGGCACCGGGCGACCCGCCCGCGAGGACGCCGTCGTTGCTCGGGCGGGCGGCCGAGCTCGGCAGGCTCACCGCCGCCGCGGAGCGGGCCCGCGGCGGCGGGCAGCTGGTGCTCGTCGCCGCCGACGCGGGCGCGGGCAAGTCCACGCTGCTCGCCGCGTTCGCCGCCGCCGCGACCGCCGACGGCTGGACGGCCGTCACCGGCCGGTGCCCGGAGATCGACGGCGCCCCGCCGGCCTGGGCGTGGCGGGAGATCGTCGACGCGCTCGTCACGGCGCACGACCCGCCCGCCGACCTGGGCGAGCGGCTCGCCCCGCTGCGCTCCCCGGCCGGGCCCGGCGGCGCCGAGGTCACGTTCTGGCTGGCCCGGGCGGTGGTGGAGCTGCTCGCCGTCGCGGGGCGGGAGCGGCCGCTGCTGCTGGTCCTCGACGACCTGCACCGCGCCGAGTCCGAGACCCTCGCCCTGCTGCGCGCGGTCGTCGCCGGGGTCACGGAGCTGCCCGTGCTCGTCGCCGCGGGCCTGCGCCCGGCCGAGGCGGGTGCCGAGCTTCAGGCCGCGCTCGCCGCCCTCGCCGAGCCCACGGCGGACCGCATCGAGCCGGCGCCGATGACCGCGGGCGACGTCGCCGGGATGCTGGACCGGCACGGCGTGCCCGCCGCCGCGCCCGAGCTGGTCGCCCGGATCACCGAACGGACCGGCGGGAACCCGCTCTTCGTCCGCGAGCTGGCCCGCCTCGTCGCCGCGGAGGGCCCGTCCGCCGCGGCCGACGCCGTCCCGGCCGGGGTCCGCGAGGTGCTGCGCCGGCGCCTGGCCCGGCTGCCCGCGATCACCCGCACCGCGCTGGCCCGGGTCTCGGTGCTCGGCCGCGACCTGGACACCGACGACGCCCTCGACCTCGCCGCCTCCGCCGACGGCGCCGACCCGCTGGACGCCCTGGAGCCCGCGGTGCTCGGCGGGATGCTGCTCGAACCCGGGCCGGGACGGCTGCGGTTCTCCCACGACCTGGTCCGCGACACCCTCTACGGCGACATCCCGCAGCTGCGTCGCGCCCGGCTGCACGCCGCGGCCCACGCGATCCTCACCCGCAGGCGGCCCGACGACCCGGTCCCGCTGGCCCACCACGCACTCGCCGCCGGGTCCGCCGTCGAGCCGGACCGTGCCCTGGCCGCGGTCCGTGCCGCCGCCGCGGCCGCCGCCGGGTTCGGCTCGCACCGCGAGGCCGCCCGGTTCTACGGCCGCGCCGTCGAGCTCGCCGGACGGGCCGGGACCGGCGTCGACGACGAGCTCGCCCTGCGCTGCGCGCTGGTCGCCGAGCTCGCCCGCGGCGGCGACGGCCACACCGCCCTCACCGAGCGCCGGACCGCCGTCGACCAGGCGACGGCCGCCGCACCGCAGTGGCTCGGCGCCGTCCTGACCAGCTACGACACCCCGGTCAGCTGGACCATCCGGCCGGGCCAGAACATCGACGCCGAGCTGATCGACCTCATCGAGACCGAGCTCGCGGCGACCCCGCCCGACGCCGTCGACCGGCGGGTGCGGCTGCTCGCCGCCCTGGTGTTCGAGATCGAGGGGCACGACGACGACCGGGTCCGCTCCGCCTCGGCGGAGGCCATGGCGCTCACCGGGCGCGGCGTCGACCCGCTGCTGCGCTGCCGGGCGCTCAACGCCCGGTTCTTCGCCGTCCTCGCCCCGGACCTGTGGCACGAGCTGGCCCCGGTGGGGGAGGAGCTGGCCGAGCTCGGCGGCCGGGCCGGGCACGCCGGCTACCGCACGCAGGCCCACCACCTGCAGCTCATGGTCGCCGCCGGCCGCCACGACCTCGACGCGGCGACACGGCACGCGGAGGCCGCCGTCGCCGGGGCCCCGGGCGGCCAGCTGGAGTTCACGCTCGGCTGGGCCTACATCTTCGCGGCGCTGCGCGCACTCGTCGCGGGGGAGCTGGACACCGCCGAGGAGCGCTACTCCGAGCTCGCGACCCGGCTGGTCGGTGCCGGCCAGGTCAACGGGGCGCTGATGGGGCTGCTGGGGCGGTTCGTCGTGCGGTACGACCAGGGCCGCCTCGGCGAGCTGGTCCCCGAGCTCGAGGCGCTCCGCGACGCGCTGCCGCCGACCTTCGGTGACTTCCTCGCGCTGGCCCACCTGCACGCGGGCGACCCCGTCCGGGCCCGCGAGGTGTGGGCGCCGGACGCGGAGCTGGCCCGCAGCTACTACTGGCTGATCTGGACCTGCGTGCGCGCCGAGGTGGCGGTCGGCCTGGCCGACCGGGACGTCGCCGCGCGGTACCGGGAGCAGCTGCGCCCGTGGACGGGCACGGTCGCGGGGCTGTCGTCGGGCACGATCGCGCTCGGCCCCACCGACCTGGTGCTCGCCGGTCTGGAGGGGCTGCTCGACCCGGCAGGCGGCGGCCGGGTCCACCACCTGCGCGAGGCCGAGCGGGTCGCCGCGGAGCTGGGTGCCCCGGTGTGGCGCGACCGCGCCCGGCGGCTGCTCCCGGCGGCCGTCGCCGACCACTCGACGGCACCGGCTCCCGGGGCTCAGGACGTGCCGAACACCAGCGCACAGCGCCTGCGGTAG
- a CDS encoding TetR/AcrR family transcriptional regulator, translating to MDHELDPDAPARDRILDAAEGLFAEHGFDATPTSRIAERAGVPKGLVHYYFRRKPDLLEALVERLPHPVRGADVAVAGDVLAGLRALVTALDRALDASSVLSHLLWREADTHPVVRDALLRRSGELEDAVHEVLHTGGGAPDRIRGAARLLAAAIGHRYALDRHGDDARTDMEAELSFVAAGL from the coding sequence GTGGACCACGAGCTCGACCCGGACGCACCCGCCCGGGACCGCATCCTCGACGCGGCCGAGGGGCTGTTCGCCGAGCACGGCTTCGACGCGACGCCCACCTCGCGCATCGCCGAGCGTGCCGGGGTGCCGAAGGGGCTGGTGCACTACTACTTCCGCCGCAAGCCCGACCTGCTCGAAGCGCTCGTCGAACGGCTCCCGCACCCGGTGCGCGGGGCGGACGTCGCCGTCGCCGGGGACGTGCTCGCCGGGCTGCGTGCGCTGGTCACCGCGCTGGACCGGGCGCTCGACGCGTCCTCGGTCCTGTCCCACCTGCTGTGGCGCGAGGCCGACACCCACCCGGTCGTCCGTGACGCGCTGCTGCGCCGCTCCGGCGAGCTGGAGGACGCGGTGCACGAGGTGCTGCACACCGGCGGCGGGGCACCGGATCGGATCCGCGGCGCCGCCCGGCTGCTGGCCGCGGCGATCGGGCACCGCTACGCCCTGGACCGGCACGGCGACGACGCCCGCACCGACATGGAGGCCGAGCTGTCCTTCGTCGCCGCGGGCCTGTAG
- a CDS encoding serine protease — protein MTALPELPRTAGRLLRAGLAAGAVLALGLATAGTASAQDGAPDAGVHPGVMTRTGPEGAQCTANFVFTDGSATYLGQAAHCAGTGGSTEVDGCEAGSLPLGTPVEVEGAAAPGRLVYSSWLSMQERGETDPETCRFNDFALVELSPDDAARTSPTVPFYGGPTGVAADGVATGGIVYGYGNSSLRQGVRALKPKTGTSTGTGGGGWTHTVVTVPPGVPGDSGSGYLTADGRALGVLSTLNLAPAPGTNGISDLRKILDYANGPGGHGGALRLVEGDRPFTPQPVPIDPAF, from the coding sequence ATGACCGCCCTCCCGGAACTGCCCCGCACCGCCGGCCGCCTGCTGCGCGCCGGACTGGCCGCCGGCGCCGTGCTCGCGCTCGGGCTCGCCACCGCCGGCACCGCGTCGGCGCAGGACGGCGCCCCGGACGCCGGCGTGCACCCGGGGGTCATGACCCGTACCGGACCCGAGGGTGCGCAGTGCACCGCGAACTTCGTCTTCACCGACGGGTCCGCGACCTACCTGGGGCAGGCCGCGCACTGCGCGGGCACCGGCGGATCCACCGAGGTGGACGGGTGCGAGGCCGGGTCGCTCCCGCTCGGCACCCCGGTCGAGGTCGAGGGCGCCGCCGCACCGGGCCGGCTCGTGTACTCCTCCTGGCTGAGCATGCAGGAGCGGGGCGAGACCGACCCGGAGACCTGCCGGTTCAACGACTTCGCGCTGGTCGAGCTCAGCCCGGACGACGCCGCTCGCACGAGCCCCACGGTGCCGTTCTACGGCGGCCCGACCGGGGTGGCCGCCGACGGCGTCGCGACCGGCGGGATCGTCTACGGCTACGGCAACTCCTCGCTGCGCCAGGGCGTGCGCGCGCTGAAGCCGAAGACCGGCACCTCGACCGGTACCGGGGGCGGCGGCTGGACGCACACCGTCGTCACCGTCCCGCCCGGCGTGCCCGGTGACTCCGGCTCGGGCTACCTGACCGCCGACGGCCGCGCCCTCGGCGTCCTCTCGACGCTGAACCTGGCTCCGGCTCCCGGCACGAACGGCATCAGCGACCTGCGGAAGATCCTCGACTACGCCAACGGCCCCGGCGGCCACGGCGGAGCACTGCGCCTGGTCGAGGGCGACCGTCCCTTCACCCCGCAGCCGGTGCCGATCGACCCCGCCTTCTAG
- a CDS encoding hemerythrin domain-containing protein, translated as MTTARDTRTADLVGITLAHRVMRVDLHRLADAARAIADGAPCPDRRAHALRTWLEQLEHEIHGHHTAEDDIAWPVIARHAGHAVDLDELSDDHGRLDPLLAAVREAAAAVVAAAQGPARARAAGVLADRLAVVRDEIDEHLDAEERDLFPVIERHVPADDWDAVVAQVQKSGPGLRFMLPRIVAVTTPQEWAGMRREAGPVVVLMERLLRGGYRRRCALVFGTS; from the coding sequence GTGACCACCGCCCGCGACACCCGTACCGCCGACCTGGTCGGCATCACCCTCGCCCACCGCGTCATGCGGGTCGACCTGCACCGGCTCGCCGACGCCGCCCGCGCGATCGCCGACGGTGCGCCCTGCCCGGACCGGCGCGCCCACGCGCTGCGGACCTGGCTGGAGCAGCTGGAGCACGAGATCCACGGCCACCACACCGCCGAGGACGACATCGCCTGGCCGGTGATCGCCCGGCACGCCGGGCACGCCGTCGACCTGGACGAGCTCAGCGACGACCACGGCCGCCTCGACCCGCTGCTCGCCGCGGTGCGGGAGGCCGCGGCCGCCGTCGTCGCCGCGGCGCAGGGACCGGCCCGGGCGCGGGCGGCGGGCGTGCTCGCTGACCGGCTCGCCGTCGTCCGCGACGAGATCGACGAGCACCTCGACGCCGAGGAGCGCGACCTGTTCCCGGTGATCGAGCGCCACGTACCCGCCGACGACTGGGACGCCGTCGTCGCGCAGGTGCAGAAGTCCGGGCCGGGCCTGCGGTTCATGCTGCCGCGGATCGTCGCCGTGACCACCCCGCAGGAGTGGGCCGGGATGCGCCGCGAGGCCGGGCCGGTGGTCGTGCTGATGGAGCGGCTGCTGCGCGGCGGCTACCGCAGGCGCTGTGCGCTGGTGTTCGGCACGTCCTGA